The Strigops habroptila isolate Jane chromosome 13 unlocalized genomic scaffold, bStrHab1.2.pri S16, whole genome shotgun sequence genomic interval gactagatgatctttaaggtccctcccaaccccaACCATCCTGTGGAAAAGAATCTCTCCCCAAGCAAGAGGttacagaaaaacatcaggGAATTAGTGAGGTCCAACAAAAGGAGGGCAACTTGACACTGCAGGTCCTGCAGCCACCCAGCACAGCCCTACCAAACCTCAGGGACACTCAGCTCTATACTTGAGAGCTTAGAGACCAGTCCAGGGGATGTATTTCACCCAGAGgtggctgcagcctctgcttctCTCACCTTCTCCCAGACTCCCCATATTAACTCCAAGTCTCCAGCCTCAAGCACCCCTTGCTCCTTATGGCAAGGTCTTCTggtttttgtaaagaaaaccaGGGAAGAGAAATGCTGTGTGAGCTGAGCAGGATTCAGAGCTCAAGGCACAGTGAAACACCCAGGTTAGAAGCTCACTTGCAGCCCATTGGCACCATCTTGCCACACTGTGAACCCAGCTTGATTCTGCCCTAGCTCCCCCCAAACAGCAcccacagcctcccctctggTCCCACACAGTGCTTACCCCCACCCCAGTGCTCAAGTGGACGAAAACCTGAGGCTAATCCTCACCAgggctgggtttggttttgcaagAGCACATGGACTCATCTCCCAGAGGTACTGACCTACACAGCCCATCTGTGCAACTTGGTAGAGCCAGTGGCTCTCACCTACTGCCTCTGCAGAGATCTGTGCCTGCCCACATGAACACATTGATGGGGCTTTAAAAAGATGTTGTGTGACTGCAAGAAGTGATTTCAGTTTTGAGTTTGCAGACACCAACACCTCCTGTACCCAGACAACAGATTGCATAAGCCCTATTTCCATGAAAacaggctaaaaataaaagaattatcTAAACTTACATATCTGGGGTTACCTCATAGcaattgcttctttcttctccacttTTTGCCCTTGATGAGGCCTTCTGGCAGGGCGTTTCACATGTTGACTATGCCTTGTGTCAAAATATTGCTCTCTATGAATATTTCTCTCTTTACATGGAGatgtctctttcttcttctgcatgAAAGGGTAAACAATCAatattgaatatttatttttaagttccCTTTATCTATTTGCCCCACTCTTATCAATCTTTCATCTCCACATCACTAAATGCTTTCATCATCTCGCTCGAAGCCTTCTGTGTCAGCTCTATCCACTCCTGACTCAGAATTAGCAGAGCTAACTGTGGCATTCGAGATCATCCTAATGGTTTCTACAACAACATTTTGGCATTTGGAGAGTTTCCAGTCCATCCTTCAACACTCCAACATTCTGCTTCATCCTTGGACTTGCAGCACCAAAGATCGACTCTAGAAAATGAGATGTTAAGtctcattttctgaagaaaatgacaCTGGGGGACCTGAATGTGATTGAAGAGGAATGGAACAGAGACTTCTAATCACATAGGCAAAATACTCAGGACCCAAGTATCTTTAAAATCTGGCCATAAACTCAGAAACATTACCACAGGTCTTTTTCTATCCCAAGTAGCTGCAGTTTCTTTGACCTTAGAAATGGGTATTTCACATTACTCCTGAAGGAATATCATCTGCTAGCATGTTGCTCCACCAACTAACTCTGTTAAGCCCCTGTCTTCTCCAATGCCGATTAATGTAAATACTCTCATATTTTGCAGAGACATGCCTCCCACTGATCTCCCCTCTCCTGATCTTCAGGCATCACACAAGATACAACATATTCGCAGTATATCACACAGTATTGGTCCTGACACACACCAACACAAACCTAATAGCTTCCTTTCATAAGTTTACAGATATTTGCAATGAAGGAAATGCAGTAGTTCTCATTCGTCTGGGCTTCAGTAAGACATTTGAAATGGTGCCACATAGTAAATTATTAGTTAAGATAGAGAAGATGTGAAGATGTGCCTGGCATATGAAATGTAAAGTGGGTAAAGAGCTGCCTGAAAGGGGCATGGTAATTGCTTCAGCTGAAAGGAGATGTGTTTGAAGGGGTTTTACTAGTACAGTTCCTTGAGTTTCTGCCTCAAAAACTATTCTGCTTAACATTTGCACTAATGATCTTGGCACAAGAAGCAGGAGAATGCAAAGGAAATTCGCTGATGAGGCAAAATGAGATGCTATCATCAATCTAGAAGAGACCAGGATATCACAGAAAAATTATAATGACCTTGAGGACTGGAGTAATGGAGAAGGGATTTGATTCAGCAGTGCAGACTGTGCTATCATGCTGCTGGGGAGAAGCGATAACAGGAGCAGTCGTTCCAGTTTGGGAGGCTGTCAGCTGGAAATGtctggggcagggagagacCCATGCTACAAATCACAAGACTGTGACAAGACCTTGGTGTTACACAACCGGAGAAGAGTCAAATGCAAAGAGTTTGGATTGAGGGGTTAGGAAAATGAGGGACTGATCTGTGCGAATGTATCAGAGCCAACACCAAGGATGGAGAAGAGTGGACACTGCTGGTATAAGGACATATAGCTAGAAACTGGTTGggaatacaaataaaatgggaaattaCATTTCCACATGAAAGGAGTAAGTTTCTCATGGAGGTTTCTGACCCAAGCAGGGCAGATAAAAAACAACCACCGCTGAGTCTCAGTCCTACTGTGCAAACAGCATGTTTGAGAAGTCAGATTAGAGGTGTGAGCTTCCTTCTGAATTTGAACTGGTTTGTCTTTACAAGAACCAATTCACAGAGGCATTTTAGTCTATTTTAAAAGGTGTCACTAACCACAGTGTTGTTTGGAATCAAGTGTTCTACAAGGCTGGACAAACACCTTCAGCCCAGGTGGatggcagctgcctgctctcttATTCCCAGGACATTGCTAGATTCACTTGTTCCCCTCGAGGACTGGAGGTGATTTCAGCAGTTGCAGGTTTTGGTACACGATTAACTGCTTCACTTTGAAACCCCTCAGCCTGCTCAGCTCAAATATTCCGTCTGGAATCACCGAGTAATAGCACTTCTTACAAATTTCCTTGAGTATCCTTTTTGGACACTCACCACTGCCCTTGGTGCCACATCCCACGAACACGGTCACCTCCAGTGCAGTATCTAAGCACTTCCAATCTCCTTTGGGATCATCATGggtttccatttctgttctcAGTTTCCTCTGCATACTGGGCTCTGATCACCACTTCCTGGGCTGCCTCTGATGAGTCAAAAGATTTTTATAACACTATTTTAAGTTTTCAGGCTTTTTCTATTAACTTCCTCTTTCTCTGGAATCTCCCTTTCGAATTTACTGGCACCAGCCTATTTCTGGGGTCAGCTTGCATCCCTTTCCCCTTGCTCCTGTCAACTACAGGACATAGgactgaatcatagaatagttagagttgaaaaggaccttaagatcatccagttccatgggcaggaacacctcacactagtctgtgtcacccaaggctctgtccagcctggccttgaacactgcaagagatggagcattcaccacttctctgggcaccctgtgccagcacctcagcaccctcacagtaaagaacttcttccttacatctaacctgagcttcccctgtttaagtttgaacccatcaccccttgtcctatcactacagtccctgatgaagaggaaTCACACTCTAGGCAGGATTTTCAGGGGTCCCTCTAGGCCTCTCAATTGTATTCCCCCATCTGTgagccccagcacccacagcatgCCCACATTCCCATGGCCCAGCCACAAAGCTGTCTCTTTGGACTCTCTTCCACTTTTCAGCTGAAGAGGGctgatttttccttctgtgaattCTCCAGTGAGAGCACAGAGGTTTATGCCCAGCAGGTAACAAGCTGCCATatcttggctttgcttttagGACCAAGCCTGGAGTAATGGCAACCATTAATTAGCCCTTTACTACCCTTTTAAGAGGTGGCTCCTTCCTGCAGACTCCACGCATGACAAAGCCTTCTCCTCCCAGGAGAGGTATCACTCCTGATTCAAAGTGCTCTTTGGtgtgaaaattacttttctacCCCAGTCTAAATGCCTCAGTGCAGTCCCAAGGGTGGGCTCCCCTGTGTGTCCAGAGCCCCTCCACAAAACTGACCCTACTAGCTCTGAAAATGCCTTGCAGGAAGGTGGAAAGGAGTTCAAAGAGTGCGGAGAACCAGAAATAACAACCCAGAGCCAAGCCTTGCATCTGGGTCTGTCTTTTGCCCATAGAGCTGCGTAAAAACAGTCTGACCTGTGATTTTTGCCACCAAGGATTTATCAGAGCTATCCCTATACTAGGACTGTGCCCCATCGCCCTGAGCAGCAGACTGGGAGCACATGTATCAGTGTCCCCCCCAAGGTTTGAGCACAAGCGCCAGGGATGCTCTGGGAAGGACACAAGAAGCTGGCAGCTGCCTCCAGCAACAGAGAACAAGTATCTTGAGCACAAGAGACAAGAGCAGACCTTGCTGGCTCAGAGTACACGAGGCTAGAGAGAAGTGAGGTAATGACACAGTAAGATGCAGGCATGACAGCCTGTTtgcaaggaagaagaggaagaagcttGCTTGTGGGTAATTCTGCAACAGCAGTCCATGAAGGCAAGATGTGAACTCATCATGCTGCTGGTGACTGGACTCCttaacagcagcagtgcagggaggaACAGGTCAAGAGCAGGGATGAGCCACATGCACTGTTGTGCCCACCTTCCAGGGGCAGCTTAACCCTGGATCCAGGCTTGGTGAACATCAACTGGCTAGTCTTTAAGAGACGGCTCCCTGGAGAGGACATGCTGCCCTTAAGGCCTAAAGAGCATCTGCTCACTCCCACAGTTCAGATAAGGAGCACCTTGCTGTGCAAGGTTTTTATGAGGGCAGAGAAGGCTCCTTGAGGTTAGAGCAAGTGGGttttcaaagaaacacagaaaatacgGCTGGGGAAAGCCACCAACTTCCACACAGAAGATCAACACTCACTGTGTCACTCCAGGAACAGATTTCCTTGCTCTCCAGGTGATCTATTAGCACTTCCTCACTGCTGCAgtactttttcttccatttcttgctGTAGTTTGAGACTAGAACACTGTGTCTTATCcagcatgaaaacaaaggaCGAATTTGTTCTTTCCTCCTTGCAGTGACCCTTGCAGACTGTTCTCAGGCCTCTCCCACCCTGTTTAGACTTACACACCACAATTCTTCCACGCTCTGCAAATTTAACAAGCCTATGCTTGTTTCAAATAgcattaatgaaaatatcacATAGCACCGGGCCTGTGGGGTCCCACATGCTTTTGGCAGTCATGGATGAAATGCACTCAAGCAGCCATTGGCCATTTTTACAGTCTGATGGTGACAATGACGTGACAGAACTATTAGAGGATTTTTGTTGTAATACGGGGAGCTAGCTCTTTCCCATGGGATTAAGCTGTTCGTGCAGTAATCACTTCTCAGAGCATAATGCTTGCACGTTTTGAATCCCCCATCAAAAATCATGTCAGGTTAAACTCCAGAAAGAGAATATGAGCAAGTTCAGGCTAGTGTGGGAACATACAAATTGGCAGAGATTCCCAAGCAGCAAGGCAGGGTTTCCAAGCCAGGTCTTTCTGAGCTGTTGTGGAGGTCGTTCAAACTATGCAGCAGAACAGCATCGCAGCACCATCTGCTGACCGCTGGTCCACAGCTCTTCACCACACTCAGCTCTATGTTTGGCTTCGAAAGTTCTAATATGCCAACAGCATCATCAGGTAAATATCTCGCTCTTTAGGGTGGCAAATCTTGCAGTTACTGATTAGAACAAGATATCTTTGTTCTCTTCCCTGCTCTGGAGGCAACCAGGGTTCACGCTTCTCATACTTTGTTCAACTGAAAGACAACCTCACATCCACCTCAGCACATCTGTAGCTGCCTGTTTTAAGTGGTCAATTCTGCAAATGAGTATGAGCATCAGAAGCACTAATATATTAAAGTTTAATCGTTGCAAATATTTCCTTAGGTTTTAAGCAAACTAATGCCCAGGTGGCACTTCTCTTTGCCTCCCAGCAACAGCCCAGTACATCTGACTTCACCTTGTGGTTGTGCAAGCGTTCTTCCAGCAGATACCAGCTCCTCTTGCAAACATGCATACAAGTATGCAGGAACATGGTGCTGCACATGAGCAATGCACAGCAAGAATAGGTGGGAGCCAGCAGTCCGAGAACAGCTTGTGCACATAGGCTTAATTTTTAAGCTTACAGTGTGaccttgtcttttctttcattgtgATATACTGGAGCACTGGACCAAgtccaaagaaataaatcatcCTGCTTATGGAGcagttctctttctctgtgcCCTATAATATGATGCAGCTCAGAtacaacagcaaaaggaagcCCCAGCACATATGGCAGAGGGAGGGTACAAGTTTAGTTATCTGTGgcaagacacacacacacaaaaaggaaacaggaataCAAGAACCAGGGAAATCCCAGCACTCCTCCCCAACCCCAAATCTAAGAATGCCATGTTCAGAGTTGGTTTGTACTGTTTTCCTCTAGGACTATTTCCTATCTCATCACTCTCCAAATTCTGGTCATTGCCACCTACCCAACCCTGGGACCTTGACGGTATCTGCCTCCTCAGTCTGACACCTCTGACAGCTTCTCCATCTCACACACAAGGCTGCTCCCAGACGGATCTGAGGATATGTGTGTAATAGCCAATAGTCTGCAAACATCTCAAATCAGACAGAGCTGTGAAGAGAATTAACACACTCCACACCCTACCAACCGAAGGCAGCAACTACTCTCAGGGCTGAGAAAACTGACAACAGGACACCACTGCAGATGGCTGTTATGTGCATCCTGCCATGTAACTGTCACAACTGGTAAAAGTCTGAGAACAGAACAGGCTACAGATACTATCCCCCACTGTGCTCTCAGGCTGTTGCAGATGTGTACAGGGGagatttgtgtgtttgttcttGGAACTTGCCTTGTTAATGTTGTTGTAATACTGACACAACATTCAGTTCAAAGCTCTTACTAGCAAGTGGAAATGGAAGCTTTTtattgaatgtatttttttaatcttagctTTTAGAACAAGATATTTAACAACATCAACGTTCATTTTTACAACACATGCTCAACAGTGCTACTACTTCAGCTACAGCTGCATACTGTCTGCTTCCCCAGGCTGAAGATTTATGGTGAAACAGACACTTAAACACAcaccaaaccagaaaatgcaAGTAGGTTTTACTAATGAGGCAGACATTTTGCTGCATGCACCTCTCCATCAGAGACAAGTCCAACTTTAGCAGACACCAAGAGCATCTTTTGTCTTTGTCTAATTTGCAAGCTGTGTTACACAGAACTGGGAAACAAGTTAATGTATGCAAAGTTTGCTGGAGCggcaaaagcaacagaaagtgCTTGATGGAGTCAGAAACTGTAGAGAGAagctttgcatttcaaacaaaGGATTCCCCCAGGAATGAGAGGTATCTGAAGACGTCCACTTCTGCATCTGGAACTGAAAGCTGAGATTTCtcacagagaaatgcaaatcAATTAAGCGAACCAAGAAGTGTTTGGGGAGGAAACGAAAGTATTTGGCAGGCAGACACTAACatgctgagcagctctgtgggacTGGTGTCCCATGGACCTGACTGAAAACATAATTAGTCTATTGTGTAGGTAAACACCAAGGTCACGTACAATTTTCTTCTCATCCAAAACATCTCCTGGCCACTTGCTGCCTAGCATCCTTTCTACATAAGTACAGTACCCTACTGGTAAGTCAGTGTGTAAAAACACCTGCGGGAGGAAGGTTTAGTGAAGTATAAAGTGTTTCTTCAAAGTGCATAAGTAGTAAACAACACTCCTCTGGGTTTGTATGTTTACCATTGTACCCAAAGACACCATGTTACACTGGCAGTTTTAGTGCTCCCAGCTTACATTACCTGCTTGGAAGCTGAATGGCACCTCTCTAACTATAGTACCATTTCTCTTAAGctgctgcctgtcagcagaCAGAGCTGTGCAAGTGTCCTCATATAGGTGCAATTTGCAGCAGTCAAAAAAGATGGCCACAACATCCTACCAGTCTGGTAAGGAAATGAGAGGCTTCAAATGTAGATCACATCCGAGTCATGCTGCTGAACCTACAGACAAATCAAATAGGAAGAGTTAGTTCCATCCTGAACTCCTgcttaaaacaaagcaattccTTTTGGTCCTGTTCTTCCTTTACCTCCAACTCTGCAGCCTTTTGCAAGATGCCctgaaatacctttttcttaaaacaagcaTCCCTGCTATTTGGATAGGTTAGTCTTAAAAAGTTGCTTCTGTTACTTGCATTAGAAAGAGCTGCTTCCTCATCTGTTGCTACACTCAGCTGTTCCTTCTAGTTCTAAGCACACAACCCCGAAGATTCAGGTCTTGAATGTTATACGCTAGAGCCTctaaataatcatagaatcatagaatagttaaggttggaaaggaccttaagatcatctacttccaaccccctgccatgggcaggacacctcacactaaaccatgtagcccaaggctctgtccaacctggccttgaacactgccagggatggagcatccacaacctccctgggcaacccataCCAGTGCTCcacaccctcacagtaaagaacttcttccttatatctaacctgaacttcccctgtttaagtttgaacccatcaccccttgtcctaccactacagtccctaacgaagagaccctccccagcatccttataggcccccttcagatactggaggATCCTAAACCCCCTCAGTTTTGTTAACATAAACCAGCAGCAAATACATCAAGTTTTCTTTACTCCCAACACCTTGCACAATTAGCATTGCCAAGAGAAAGCTGACTTCCTTCCCACTGTTCAAGACTGCTTGTCCTTACAGTTCTTCTCACTCATTAGTACTTCAGGACTCTTTGAAAGGGAACACATTGGAAGAGACCCGAACTTTTGGAAGTCTAGGCATTTACTGGTATCTTACTCTCTGCCCTTTAAAAGAGGGATTACCTGGTTTAAGATACCAACAAACCTGAGAAACAGGCACAGTGTATTTTAAGCTCTCTGTACGTGGGAGCACATTCTCATTTCCAAGCCTGGCtgatacaaataaaatttaacatAGATCTTCCTACTCCATACAGGCATTTCTGGTTCATTCACCAACACTTACAGCTTTGCATTCCAGCTTAGATCATGCAAAAAATCAGATGGCCTCAGGTTATGAACAGTCCCAAATGGCACACACCAGTGCAGGGTCACCAAACTCATGCAACAGCCACACATTGACTCATCATTTGAGATGCTGTGACAAAACAGGTCCCTAAAGCCAGGCATTATTGACCTCTCTGAATAATACGCTTTCAGTGAGCATTTGGGAATTTACTTACAAATCTGATTACCTTTATAATCTGTTTTCTAGTTCCTGTGCCCACACTGTTGGCAACCAAGGAATTTGCTTGAAAAGATGACTTTTCCACTGGCACTGTGTGCTGAATTTTGTTGGTACAAGGCCAGCTGCTTGTAGTATTTAACAAATAAGCAGGGAAAGGTCTTCGAAGATTTATATCCAATGAATCTCCAGTTTCAAAGGTTTTCATCCATGATGGGGTCTTTAAAAAAGCACATGGAAATTTAATGCCCTCTCTATCTCAACACTTATTAAGCCCAAAAGAACATCAGATATatagacagaaaataaaggcCATCTTCCCTCACAATTTTTCTAAACCTCCATTCTCCCTCTAAAACCATTGACTTGGAGCCATTTTTGCTACATGTGGAACAACCTGGAAAGACAAAGCCAGCCCTATTCTTGCACTGGTTCAGGAAGAGGCCAGAATGTTTGCATAAATAACAAGAAACTTCCAACAGAAATCTGGGTTTAGTTCCTCACtgccttgagaaaaaaaaaacgaCACCAAGACTCATGACTTTCAGCAACCACAAAGCACGTGAATGAGAATGTGATGCAAACtatttaaatgtattattaAGTTACAACAATttaggttgctccaagaccttAAGCCCTTACTGTGATTTCATAATCTGtaaaataaggtattttttgCTTATGGTACTGGTATCCTGCCCAGGAAAAACTTCTTGGATGTTCTGACACGAATTTTCCTTGTCTGTGTTCACACTTTAAGTAATTTACTATCAAGGGTACTGTAGCATGTGCCTtgaactgaaatacagcaacTACATTTGGCACACACATGCTATTCTCTTTAATGGTTCACGATGAAAAGGTAGCAGGTATTTGGGGTACATACATTTCCTAAGGAGCGATCCAAGGATCCCAGGACTTCATTCCAGCGAGAGTAAAGCCCAGactgtttttcttctagtttcAGAGCatgaatttcagatttcagCTCTTTCAGTCGATCTTCaaattttctgctcttttctaaGTAGTCTAGCCTGCAGTCCACACGTTGGAGACAAAAAGCTTAGTGGCATGACATAGCTCAAGAACTGGTGTGTGTGGAAGGAGGACGGAGGAAGTTCTTAGTTGCATTTTGGGTTTTTGATAGGCAGCCCCTGACCCAGTGAGAAGGGGGCTCACTTCCACCCCTCAGCATTCCCACACTTACTAGCTTTTTACCAAGCATTTCCTTCCAGACCAAAAGAGGAAGAGCTTCTCCATGTATTAGATCAAAGCAATACCACACTTCAACACTAGAGGGAAACTTCTTTCCTCTAACGTGCTGTTAAACCAGCAAAGTTTGCCCCTGACATAAAGCTCTCCAAGACAGAAGCCATAAGCTTGATGCCACCAGAACACTTTCTGTGTGTAAATAGCTAGTCTTACACAGACATAACTTATGCCAGCTCAATAAAAGGCTCCAGATGTATGTACAAGTAGGAGGCCATCCTGAGATGTTAAAAAGATGAACTGTGATTCCCAGATACTGCTTTACCTTTCTGTACTTTCCATGATGAACATACTCATGTATTTACGCCATAAGCATAATGATACCTCTCTTTCTCTATCTCAAAGGATAGTCTCTTGAGGTCAATGTCCTTCAAATCCAGCTTTATGGATCCTTTGTCAAAGTTGGCATCTCTGGTTTCAGCTGGCGAGTATTGCGGGTACTTGACCATGTGCTGAAAGAGGTGACACAAGCACTGTCAGTGAAATCTGATTGTTCAAACTGGGGTTTATCTCCCCAGTTTCTGCAAGAATGCCATGCTGAGCCATTTTATAAGCTACCCATGGATTCCAAGACACACGGATGCTCCTGCAGCCCTTCCCCTCTACCTGAGTGGCCCCAGATGAACTGGTGGATCCAAGGGCTGAGAAGTATCCTGGCTGCAATGTTCTTATGTATTTCAGCAGAGAATGGAAACCCATTCTCAGCaacactggagcagaggagggagtTGGGgcacacagctgccttcttGCTGGTGACAACTTTATCTGCTTTGCCTAAAGACACTCATGGGCTATGCACATGCCAGGACAATGCAGCTGGCTCAGAACAACCTTCACGAGGAAATGCCCAACTGAGATGGCACAAAGTCAATACTGGCCAAGACAATCTCTGCTCCCTAAGCCCCAACACCAGTCCTGCTTTTAACTTTAGTCTTGCCTTTCTTATCATCCTGACTCGCTGTCCTGAACAAATATAATTTCCATCCTAGCTACACTGTGTTTAAGCACCACCTGGTCCTATAGGTGTTTGTCCCCCAGCTGGATGCAGACATGCCGCTACTCAGCTTGATGGGGGCTATAAAAATGCAATCAACAACTGACTATCTCTAAAAATGAAGTGGTGCCCAGTAGAGCAGGAACTTACAGGATAATTAAGCCTGTTTATGTCTAAgagtttctgctttgctttccgTTCAGCCTCTCTGGCTTCATGCAGATCTTGTTTCAGATGCTCTGCTTCCTTGGCTCTGTAAGACAAATATCCTGACATGAATGGCTGATGATTTCCAGTATAAAGCAAAACATGGATTTCAGAGCTATACACCTCACTAGCTTCCAGAGAACAAGATCCATTACTGTGAGTTATTCCTTTACCCAAAGATACTTGCAGTGGGTTGCTCAGATGGAGAACTAAGAGGACACAGCAGGATTGCTTTCAAAGACAATCCTGCTCAAACTGGCTGAATGAACATGTTTTTCCTACTCCTAATTTCCATGGGCTCAGTTATGACCTGCTGATACAGATGCTCCAGGCTGTCAGAGATCCTTCCCAAGGTGGGGAGAGGTGCAACATAATCTGCTCTTTATTTTGGCAAGCTTTTTGGCAGTATCCTAAAAACAAGCAGAAGGCCCTTAACAGCAAGTTAAACATCCTCTGTCAACAGTAGTCTGCTCTGCATCTTCAGGCATCATATGGAACATGCAAACACAGAGTGGTTTATGTTCCACAGGACTTTACCTGATTTACAGTTCTCAGAGATCTAAAAGGGATATAAGAGACCACCACTTGGTACTAATAAATGAGAACAGCCTCCTCCCTCACAGAGTATACAAACTGGTAAATGTAGATAGCTAGGTAGCCAGTGCTCTTTTGATAACACTACATAGCAAATGCTTCTGCATTCTGGATCTTTAATATTAACCATCTCTAAAGCCTTGCATCTGATCCTCTGGAAACTTTTTGACCTGCATCACAACCACCCTGTACCAGGTGAAACAAACAAGATGCAGGAAGGCTTAGTCACTCTGAAGGCTTAGACACTCTTCCTCCCAGGCTTagctgagaaaagcagcacattctCCACCCAGGCAACCCTGCAGAGCCACACAACCTCACCCGAGCAAATCTAACCTCCGGTCAGactccttcaccagcttcactgctATCAGCTCTGCCTCCCGCATCTTTTGCTCCATCAGGCGTTTCTCCTCTTTGGTTTTCAGAGCTGTGATCTCCAGCCTCTGCCGCTCTTGCTCAGCTTCTGCAGCATTCTGGGCCAGCAATTTTGCCTCTTCTTCTGCAATCTGAGCTTTCTCAGCCAGCAACTCTGCTGCTTCCTGGGATCGGAGCTAAGAAGAAACCATTTTTCTTAGTCACCCTGTCTAGCATCTACAAAACTACCCCTGCAAATAGTCAGAAGAGGACATCTTTTCCCAAAAGATcaagtgataaaaatattattccttaGAATAAAAAGTGTAGTAAACATAACTATAGGGTCTGGTGTTCCTCCTCTCATCCAGAATTGCCTatcttccttcctgctgctcaccTCTACAAAGCAAGGAGACACATTGGCTTGGAGCTGGACAAAGACATTAACCAAAAATTGAAGTTGGCCCCTTCAGTTGCCAGTGCACCATGCCCCTTCCTCCCAATTTCAGCTCCAAGgttgcttcctttcttccctctttgcATGAAGAAAGCACTCTAAACCAAATACAGAGAGCAAATACCTGACAGCAAATGGAGATTATGGCAGATCCAGTTTTCCCAGGAATTCCAGCATGCCCTCTCCACCAGTGGTCAGAAACTCTCCAGCCTTGTCTGAGCCATAATTCCTGATATCTCATGGAgccataagaaaaaaagctccCAAACTCAAGAAAGGCTGTCAAGCATGAGAATATTCAGACTAATGTGCTACTCACCAGGGCCTCATTGGCCTGCCTGGCTTCGTCTTCCAGCTGGAAAAGACGCCTTTCCAGCTCTTCTTTGGCTCGCTCAGCTTCTTCTCGGAGCTGCTTCTCCCTGGCCAGCCTCTGGTTCTCCATCTGGAAACAGAATGAGCGATA includes:
- the LOC115602003 gene encoding merlin-like isoform X4 — protein: MTKAKHCLFTDRVKKQILDEEIYCSPEATVLLASYAVQAKYGDYDPNFHEPGFLAHDELLPKRVLRQYQLTAEMWEEKITAWYAEHRGIARDEAEMNYLKIAQDLEMYGVNYFPIAQNKNHTDLLLGVDAKGIHIYSINNRFSPNKSFEWSAIRNISYSEKELTIKPLDKKAEVFKFFSSQLKVNKLILQLCIGNHDLFMRRRKVDSIEIQQMKAQAREEKARKKMENQRLAREKQLREEAERAKEELERRLFQLEDEARQANEALLRSQEAAELLAEKAQIAEEEAKLLAQNAAEAEQERQRLEITALKTKEEKRLMEQKMREAELIAVKLVKESDRRAKEAEHLKQDLHEAREAERKAKQKLLDINRLNYPHMVKYPQYSPAETRDANFDKGSIKLDLKDIDLKRLSFEIEKERLDYLEKSRKFEDRLKELKSEIHALKLEEKQSGLYSRWNEVLGSLDRSLGNTPSWMKTFETGDSLDINLRRPFPAYLLNTTSSWPCTNKIQHTVPVEKSSFQANSLVANSVGTGTRKQIIKVQQHDSDVIYI
- the LOC115602003 gene encoding merlin-like isoform X3, producing the protein MIWCGCPHKLKNMSIRGLKKKQPKTFKVKIITVDAEMEFSCEVKKQILDEEIYCSPEATVLLASYAVQAKYGDYDPNFHEPGFLAHDELLPKRVLRQYQLTAEMWEEKITAWYAEHRGIARDEAEMNYLKIAQDLEMYGVNYFPIAQNKNHTDLLLGVDAKGIHIYSINNRFSPNKSFEWSAIRNISYSEKELTIKPLDKKAEVFKFFSSQLKVNKLILQLCIGNHDLFMRRRKVDSIEIQQMKAQAREEKARKKMENQRLAREKQLREEAERAKEELERRLFQLEDEARQANEALLRSQEAAELLAEKAQIAEEEAKLLAQNAAEAEQERQRLEITALKTKEEKRLMEQKMREAELIAVKLVKESDRRAKEAEHLKQDLHEAREAERKAKQKLLDINRLNYPHMVKYPQYSPAETRDANFDKGSIKLDLKDIDLKRLSFEIEKERLDYLEKSRKFEDRLKELKSEIHALKLEEKQSGLYSRWNEVLGSLDRSLGNTPSWMKTFETGDSLDINLRRPFPAYLLNTTSSWPCTNKIQHTVPVEKSSFQANSLVANSVGTGTRKQIIKVQQHDSDVIYI
- the LOC115602003 gene encoding merlin-like isoform X2 yields the protein MIWCGCPHKLKNMSIRGLKKKQPKTFKVKIITVDAEMEFSCEMKWKGKDLFDLVCRALGLRETWFFGLQYTVKGMCTWLKMDKKVLDQEIPKEDPISFHFLAKFYPEKVEEELLQEITQHLFFLQVKKQILDEEIYCSPEATVLLASYAVQAKVLRQYQLTAEMWEEKITAWYAEHRGIARDEAEMNYLKIAQDLEMYGVNYFPIAQNKNHTDLLLGVDAKGIHIYSINNRFSPNKSFEWSAIRNISYSEKELTIKPLDKKAEVFKFFSSQLKVNKLILQLCIGNHDLFMRRRKVDSIEIQQMKAQAREEKARKKMENQRLAREKQLREEAERAKEELERRLFQLEDEARQANEALLRSQEAAELLAEKAQIAEEEAKLLAQNAAEAEQERQRLEITALKTKEEKRLMEQKMREAELIAVKLVKESDRRAKEAEHLKQDLHEAREAERKAKQKLLDINRLNYPHMVKYPQYSPAETRDANFDKGSIKLDLKDIDLKRLSFEIEKERLDYLEKSRKFEDRLKELKSEIHALKLEEKQSGLYSRWNEVLGSLDRSLGNTPSWMKTFETGDSLDINLRRPFPAYLLNTTSSWPCTNKIQHTVPVEKSSFQANSLVANSVGTGTRKQIIKVQQHDSDVIYI